Below is a window of Cytophaga hutchinsonii ATCC 33406 DNA.
GGAGTCGTTAAGGTTACGTCAGGATATAGCGGCGGCACAGTAACAAATCCAAGCTACAAGCAGATATGTACCGGCACAACAGGGCATGCGGAAGTATTGCAGATTGTTTATAATCCCTCAATCGTCAGTTACAGCGAATTGCTGCAGATGTTCTGGTATTCACATGACCCGACAACATTAAATCGTCAGGGAAACGATGTTGGCACCCAATACAGATCTGTGGTTTTTTATCACAATGAAACACAGCGCAAGGAAGCCGAATTTTATAAAAAGAAACTGGACGAGGAAAAAATATTTGAGAAACCGATTGTGACTGAAATTGTATCGTTCACAAAATTTTATCCGGCGGAAGACTATCATCAGAATTATTATAAAGAACATGGTAGCGAGCCATACTGCATGTATATTATCAGACCCAAGCTTGAAAAATTCAAAAAAGTATTTGGTGAGAAATTCAAACAGTAAAATTCATATCTTTTCTATTTTAAAAAATATCTTTAGCGCTATATTTTATTTATGAGAAAAATTGTATCTGCCTTTTTATTATTTTCAGGTATATCATTTTTACATGCCCAAACACCTTTTGAGGGCACAATAAAATGGACACTTTCTATTAATATGCCTGGCACAAAAAACGGTAGTGTTGAATTAACAGCGAAGCAGCAGGCAGAACTTAAAGATGGGATTGCTCAATTGGAAAAACAATTGAATGATCCGAATATGAAAGCCGCTTTTGAAAGCAATCCTTCTCTGAAAGCCACGCTTGAAACACAATTACAGGCAATGAAATCCATGCAGGGCGCAAGCGGTGCAAACAGCCTGATGCCAAAAGGATGTTCCATTAAAACAAAAAATGGAAATTCATTAACAACCATTGATGGCGGAATGGCAAATACAGCGGGAGATATCTTATATATAAAATCTGTTGATAAAACATATAGTATTAAACATGCAGAAAAAACGTATAGCGTAATACCTGCTTCAACAAAAACAGCTACCGAGCAATCTGCGGTCACTGTTACACCTACAACAGAAACAAAAAAAATACTCTCTTATACCTGCACAAAATACAATGTAACACTGATACACAATAATGTTACACATATCATGCAGATATGGGCAACAAAAGAGTTAAAGCAATATGATTCTAAATCATTTCATAGCGGTGGTCTGGGGCAGGATCAAACAGCTGAAGCATTAAAAAAGATTGATGGTGTACCGTTACGCATTGAAGCATCTGAAAAGGGTGGTGAAATTATAATGGAAGTAGTACAAATTTCTCCTGAAAAACTTTCAGATTATTTATTCATACTTCCTTCCGGTTATAAAGAAGTTCCTTACACAAAGTAATTTTATACGGTATATATTTCGCATCGTAAAAAACCAGACAAGTTCTGGTTTTTTCATATATTACATAGAGTAATTAAAAATAAAATGAAATACCTGGGTGTTAGCTTTCTTTTAATAATGAATCTTGTGGCTCACGCACAAAACACAGAACCTTTTGAAGGCGTGATGAAATGGGCAATAACAGTAGATATTGTTGATTCAAAAGTTGCAGATTCTTACCAGACAGAAATACAATCAGAAGATAATTCAGAAGTGAATCAAGCTATCAAAGAGCTCGAACAACAGCTGAAAGATCCTGAAATGCAGGAGATGTTATTGGAAAATCCAACGATTAAAAACAGCATGCTGAAAAAGCTCCAGCAATTAAAAGCTGCACAGACAACTAATCAGGAGAACAGCACAAATTCAATTTTTCCGAGTGCATTATCTATTTTTTTAAAGAACAATAATTCGTTTACAAAGATTGATGGCGGAAGTATGGTAAAACTAACCGGTAACATGCTTTATCTTAATACCAATAAAAATACTTATTTTATTAAAGACAAAACCAGTACCTATTCGGTAATTAATGATACAGCAAGATTAAATACCAATGATTCATTGATTGCATTAATTGCAACTACTGATACAACCATGATTCTGGATTGTATTTGCATTAAATACATTCTTACAACAAAAGAAAATAATGAGATTAAAACCAGTTACATCTGGATAACCAATGATCTGCCTTCCATGAACAGCGCAGCATTCAGATCACTGGGTTTTATGGATGGAAATCTGCACCATGAGGCATTCAAAGAAATGAAAGGCATTCCGATGCGTATTGAAATCTTTGAGAAAGGATTAAAAATGAATATGGAAGTTTCTGAAATATCTATGGAATTGGTAGCGGACACATATTTTACCATTCCTTCCAATTACCGTGAATCTCCCTTCGGCTTTTAACGGATCATGCAACAACTACTCATTGATCAGCAGCAGCATTGGCAATTCACTGTATTTAACGCATGGCCTTCAGTTAAACACATTGTTACCGGTAGAAATCCGCACATTCATCGCGGTAATATTGCTGGCTTAAATTATGGACTGAATGTTCCGGATGATCCGTTGGCTGTTGCTCAAAACAGAACTGAAATTGCGCAACTGCTACATGCGTCAGATGCCGCTGTTGTAATACCTTTTCAAACACACAGTAATAATATAGCTGTAATAGATGATTCAAATAAAGATCATATATTTGAAAACACCGATGCATTAATTACAAATGTACCTGGTATTATTATCGGTACCTTATCTGCAGATTGTGTTCCTATACTTTTAGCTGATCCGGTTGCGCATGTAATAGCCAGCATTCATGCAGGATGGAAAGGTACCGTTTCGGAGATCGCTAAACATACCGTTCAACGTATGCAGAAAGATTTTAATTGCTTGCCTGAAAATATCCTGGCTGGTATAGGGCCTTCCATTTCAGCGGCATGTTATGAAGTTGGTGAAGAAGTTGCGATGCATTTTTCAGATTCCTGTAAATCAGATAGCAGTAACGGGAAAACATGTATTGATCTATGGAAAGCAAATCAGGCGCAATTAATTGAGGCCGGGCTGTTACCCGAACATATTGAAATTGCCGGCCGCTGTACATTCAGTAATCCGGCTAATTTTTATTCTGCAAGAAGAGATGGTATACAGACAGGAAGGATGGGGTCGTTTATTTTATTTAATTAATAATTTTAATTGCTTAACAATTCATCCCATTTCACAACGCCGCCTTTTGATTTTGTTTTTAAATAATCATACGCTGCCTGAATCTTTTTTCTGAAGGCCCAGATCGTATTTTTATTTAAACCCAACAGATCGGATAATTCTTCTAAGGTTTTTGATTTACCTGAACGGATGGTGTCGTAAACAATATAAAATGCCTTATCCATTGGAATACGAATACCATGAAACAATGTATCCGCAGTAACACTTTCAACGTGCTTGCAGGAGGTACATTTACGGGTAAAAGGAGAGGTATGACTGATATACCTGTCATGTCCGCATCTCTTACAGACAAAACCATTTTCCCACTTTATGTTTTCCAAGTAGCGCAGGCAAGCAGCTTCATCGGGAAAAAGTTCTTTGAATTTATCGGTGCTTAATTCCTCATCAGACAACCTGGCTTTTACTTCTTCCTGAACTTTTTGTTTTAACTGCCAGTTGTCAACATCCAGCTTAATATTCATTTGATTCAAGTCTTCAACCAGCTTGGATAAATTGGAATTGAAAATACTTAACTCATCTGTT
It encodes the following:
- the msrA gene encoding peptide-methionine (S)-S-oxide reductase MsrA; the protein is MKAHLKELGTLAIGLFSIMACSSITKETKPIAHDIHMENQTGDTKQLDTATFGNGCFWCTEAVFQDIKGVVKVTSGYSGGTVTNPSYKQICTGTTGHAEVLQIVYNPSIVSYSELLQMFWYSHDPTTLNRQGNDVGTQYRSVVFYHNETQRKEAEFYKKKLDEEKIFEKPIVTEIVSFTKFYPAEDYHQNYYKEHGSEPYCMYIIRPKLEKFKKVFGEKFKQ
- a CDS encoding DUF4412 domain-containing protein; the protein is MRKIVSAFLLFSGISFLHAQTPFEGTIKWTLSINMPGTKNGSVELTAKQQAELKDGIAQLEKQLNDPNMKAAFESNPSLKATLETQLQAMKSMQGASGANSLMPKGCSIKTKNGNSLTTIDGGMANTAGDILYIKSVDKTYSIKHAEKTYSVIPASTKTATEQSAVTVTPTTETKKILSYTCTKYNVTLIHNNVTHIMQIWATKELKQYDSKSFHSGGLGQDQTAEALKKIDGVPLRIEASEKGGEIIMEVVQISPEKLSDYLFILPSGYKEVPYTK
- a CDS encoding DUF4412 domain-containing protein, giving the protein MNLVAHAQNTEPFEGVMKWAITVDIVDSKVADSYQTEIQSEDNSEVNQAIKELEQQLKDPEMQEMLLENPTIKNSMLKKLQQLKAAQTTNQENSTNSIFPSALSIFLKNNNSFTKIDGGSMVKLTGNMLYLNTNKNTYFIKDKTSTYSVINDTARLNTNDSLIALIATTDTTMILDCICIKYILTTKENNEIKTSYIWITNDLPSMNSAAFRSLGFMDGNLHHEAFKEMKGIPMRIEIFEKGLKMNMEVSEISMELVADTYFTIPSNYRESPFGF
- the pgeF gene encoding peptidoglycan editing factor PgeF yields the protein MQQLLIDQQQHWQFTVFNAWPSVKHIVTGRNPHIHRGNIAGLNYGLNVPDDPLAVAQNRTEIAQLLHASDAAVVIPFQTHSNNIAVIDDSNKDHIFENTDALITNVPGIIIGTLSADCVPILLADPVAHVIASIHAGWKGTVSEIAKHTVQRMQKDFNCLPENILAGIGPSISAACYEVGEEVAMHFSDSCKSDSSNGKTCIDLWKANQAQLIEAGLLPEHIEIAGRCTFSNPANFYSARRDGIQTGRMGSFILFN